In Suncus etruscus isolate mSunEtr1 chromosome 2, mSunEtr1.pri.cur, whole genome shotgun sequence, the genomic stretch aaatttcagaatattaATACCTTGAATACAAAGATCAGTTCTATGATATATGTCTATGTGCAGATATATTCACTTTTGGTGGTAAAGGTTTGCATATATGTTAAGATTaccatttcatatttctttaaaatgttttatatctcCTTAAATATGTTATCATACCACCTCTACTACAATTGACTACTGTCAATATGCCACTACCAAAATTCATATTACCTTTTGCCCTTTGGTTTTCTCTTCCCTTCATTATAACCTCAGCTCTATGGTAATAATTTTCTGTGATTTGTCTTTGCCTGTTATCTTGTTTTATAATCACACATATAagtgaaatattatatttatgtctCTGTTTATGACTTATTTAGATTAATACAACCCTCCTAATTTCACTCATAGTGTtaagaaaatttttaataatttgtcaTAATGAAATAGTATTCTATTTATAGAAGCAGTATATTCTTGCCATAGTGAAATTGTATTCTAATTATATAGgtggtatatatttttgtttgtttggaagccacatccagtgatgctcaaagattactcctggctatgcgctcagaaattgctcctggcttgggagaccaatggGACGCCGGATAGCAAAccgagttccatcctgggtcactgcatgcaaggcaaataccctaccactgcactatcgctctggcctctaagtgatatatttttatgtaattatccATTATTGAACACTTGGGTATTTCAATACTTTAACTATTGTAAAAGATATAGAATTAATACAGTTATAGGTAAAATTTCGTGTTTTTATAGTCTTTAATATAGAGCAAAAAATCTGCATCATATGGAAGGTCTATTATAAATACATTGAGAAACttccattcttatttttatacagGTTGGACCAATGTGCAATGCCCCGATAGTATAATGAGCTTCCTTTTTGTCTGCAATATTTCAACACTTCATACAAATTATTCTCACAGATCTGAGGTAATATTCGTTACAGATTTGATTTGCTTTTCCCTGATAATAAATGATAGTAAGTGAAGTTTTATACTGTTCCTGTTAGCATTCTTTATATAGTATTTGGAGAAGTGTCTACTTAGCTGTCttatgtttgttttctgttattttgtCCAGTAAGTGCcatatatatcttggatatatatatatatatatatatatatatatatatatatatatatatatatatatatatatatatagtgccaTATATCtcttagatatatatatttaaactattgtcatagtttaaatattttcttccattcaatgggatctttttctttttttatagaaaaaaatttttgttgttgtcttttggttttgaggccacacccagtggtgctcaggggttactcctggctatgcactcagaaatcactcctagcttaggggaccatatgggacactggggttcaaATCATGGCTTGTCCTAgcctaatgcatgcaaggcagatgccttacgccctgcaccactgctctagcccctataagaaaaatttttttaaataataatttctattgtgaccaaagagtgaataacaaatctttcacagtagtatttagggtacatagtgacaaagaatcagggccattcccaccaccagggttgccctcactccaccccttttcccagcatgtgtcccatatctccctttcGTCCCTGGAGTTCTAGTGAAAGTGTTCGcctctgtatagcttgttgtagacagggtatcaattctgttgttgaatTCTGTTGTTGATGTTTAAGtcggatcattttttaattctactcaatgttcatatggctgtttggtcctcgtacttttcatttttattttccacctctattcatgaggcagaacaagatgattcgagttgtgtggttctgctggaaaaagacgaaaagaaaaaagaaaacccaaccgctgtcgtcctttgatctgtgcaaaagccaagaggactaactacagaagactgactttgacaaccatgactgggcagaactaattctggaaccaataagaaaaactctaccctaggctgtagcctaggacttgtaAAAAAGAATCATAATTACAGAGGCTTGACTTTGACAACggaaactgagcagaacttttgtaccataatgaagactctatcctaggcttcagcctaggatctgtgcaaaaaagaaagactacttattacagaagacttatcacaacaacaatgatgaaaaaacttctagaactgtaaagaggCTATCCTataccttgtcctatgacctgtgaaaatatcaagatcactagctacagtggcctgactTTGTCATTCACAACTGGGGCAAGcatcttaaaccctgtactatctttctggtccctgtaATTATTTTTGAAGTGGTAGTAagtgataattttatttacttattttcaagatcattatatattgaaattaaggaatttttttaatttttttatttttaaaaaagatggaacgcttcacgactttgcgtgtcatccttgcgcaggggccatgctaatcttctctgtatcattccagaAATTAAGGAATTTTAATGAATTCCATGGTCTGCTGCACTGCTGTACCAACTTTTTGTCTCTAATAAAGTTTtagtgtatttttttattttctagttattttatGCCATCTTTGtaaaaagacactttttttttttacaattttaatgtttttacttttcttattcacccaatacttctAGTTTGAACTTCAAGTACTAAGTTGGTTCAGAGTGGTTAAGAATGGACAACTTTTTCTTGTGCATGATCATAgtgtaaaactttttattttcactataaaatGACCATTGTAGGATCAAACGAGCAATAAATGTAGTAGAAATGTAGAActtcataaaattgtttttatatctagaaattatattttaattcatttgctTTTGCAGCTCTAcaaaattttaacattattagaagaatactgaaagtattattttaatgttattttgtgTACTTCAAATTTGAGTTGCTAAGTCtaataatcattttctttataaaatcttaTTACTGTGATTATATGAAGATGCTATTAAACTTTTGTCCATTGGCAAATTTAACaagtacaaaatatattttccaattttctaaGGGTTCATTTCTCCTAAAAAGCTACTCTTAATTTAGAGAAGTGACTTTATTATGTAGGGTACTATTTTAGAAGATAGAACATGAAAGGGAAGATAGACAAAATAGCAGGGAAGAATGagggagaaaacaaacaaaaaaggataaagGAGATGGAATAAGAGAAACAGTGGGGACAGTGTCAACATATattgaaactttttgtttgtttggttttggttttggggtcatactcagcagtgctccaggggttactcctagttctgcactcagaagtaactcctggcaggctcggggaaccataagggatatcctattgcctgcatgcaaggtacaTCCTACCACCGTACTATCTTGAAGCTTTTCGTTAATGATACTGCCAACTATTCTAAaggtttaaaatttttcaaagtctCTGACATCATATAGAACTTCCTGATGTGTTTGTAGCAATATACACAGATATTTATGGCTACAATTTTGTACTAATTTTCATGACAAAGCAACATAATTAGGCCAGTAAATTGTGTTAATTTATATGtgaaaaatcatatttattcatACACTTGTCACCTACAAAACTCATATTGAAGTAAAGTGTGGTAAACAGATAATAATATGCTATAATAATTTCTTATGACATTGGAAGCTAATTTATCACTTATTACTCACTCACTTCAGCTCATATTTGCAAAAGACAATAGTACTCCATGCAGCTACTGACAATCAAAGAACTACCatgaaaaaaagttaaatttttgttctgaaataggggcaggagcaatagcacagtggaagggcgtttgccttgtatgtagttgaCCTCAGActcacctgggttcgatccctggcatttcatatggtccccagagccaggatcaatttctggtgcttagctaggagtaacctttagcgtcaccaggtgtggcccaaaaataaaaaaaaaaattgttctaatAAATACATAACAGAGTGGCTTTAGTGTTGTGTGGCTACTAAAAAAGACATCTGTAAGAAATAATAACATGGGTTGAAGTCATAGTAAAGTTGGTGTATTGCTTGCCTTGCtagtgacagacctgggtttaatttcttgGTACTCCCAAATGGCCCTCTGAGAActagtaggagtgattcctgggcatagACACAAGAAGAATCCCTGAGTTCAGTTGTTTCTGATCCAAAAATCAGAACAGCAAAGGAGAATTTTTCATGGTATATAACAGATAAGTACAATATATGAAGAATAACTGAAATAACTTACTAACTGGTTCTCTTAGCTCTCATAATTGCTgtgttatattgttatatttttccaCCCAAAAAGACAGAGTGTACCAAATCTGAAATATGTATATGGAATTCTACTCATTCTCATATTCATTCCTGGTTTTTATAGACAATACAAAAAAAGATCCAGTCTACCTTAATTcttaattcaaatttatttctataaaatgtcAAAAGGATCTTTGTTCTTTACTTTTAGTATGTGTAAACAATTTCTATTTCAAATATCTATACTTATATACATACCTATCTATCTACTGATTACTTGGAATGCTTTTATTTTCAGTTggctcattctttaacatttgtGAAGTGTTGGTATACATGTTGCCTCAACAGAGTTTTCCACTGAGATAATACCATTCCTAGCATTGATTCAtctcccttgttattctctctaTGGTAGtgagtagtaggctagatacagaggggaccacatattctagcaaccctgggggtgagggaagaggatatgggaggtaggacaaaaacggaggtgtagggaggacaatttggtgatgggaatcccccctaattttatgtaaataggtacctaaaatattattgtcaacaatatgtaagccactatgatcaaaataaaaattatattaaaaattaatcaaaatacaTATTTCTTGGACAGTGGTTGTTCttggaaattatttctaaaatgttacATGAATGactaaattcaattaaaataataaacccTGTCttgaattcctggcaccacaaaacatatatgcacatggGCACACATACACTATCTCTCCTCTCCCGCTAGTAAATGAAAATCAAAGTAAAGCATTAACTGAACCAAATTTCCCATCCCCAAAAAATCCATACACTGATCAGATTTTTGGTGAGCAAGATACAGTAAGTATTTCCATAGTTTATTCTTAGTGTCTTAGTTGTTATTGATCCTTATTATTCTTTGAGTATTaaggtatttttatgtttttaacatTCAGTAAGGACTACTGAGGTTGTACAATGAAAGAATATTATTCCAATCCTCATTAAAGTTATAAAACATCTGTGAAGAACATACaagtttgatatttatttatagacACTTTAACAGCAACTAATTGCATATAGCTTAAGAAATCAgaaattatagtaaaataattaatgttatactttaactattttattatgacttttcatttaaacttaaaatacttTCCTGTAAAAATATGttgtgttattttaaatattcattataatTGTTTTCCTGAATTTTAAGATAaggaagaacaaaataaatacataattagttatatattaattttgtgctattaatattttaattaaacttttaaaCACTTTATTAATGATTCCATACATTTTaaggaaagaattttatttttaagataagaaAGATCATAAACTAGAGGTATAAATGTGGTTGGTAGATATAAATTTGGTAAGTAGGGCTTTTGctatgcatgtggccaacccaggtttagcaccacatatggtcctctaaacctgctgagattaagccctgaacatttctgagtggagtccaaagacaaaaaaaatatttatgaaagtaCAAAATTAgagcataaatatttatatgttagcCCTGCTCtattttactataatttaaattgtattttgcaTAAAATTGTGCAAACAATActcactattttaaaatattatttaaataaataaaactcaaaatccCAAAATAACAATGAATGCAAAATATTACTGAATTATTTAGGAGATCAATCAATACCCAATACGTTGGTTACACAGTCTTTTAATGGCTGCCTTCATTTCCTTGTTTCTCAGGGTATAAATAATTGGATTTAAAAAGGGGGTAATTATAGAATAAAAGactgaaagaaatttatttactgAGTAACTATTGAATGGAAAAGCATAAATGAATGTAGCTGGACCAAAAAAGAGAGTGACCACAGTGATGTGAGCAGATAGTGTGGACACAGCCTTGGAGGATGCACTAGAGGAGTGTTTAAAGATAGTAACCAGCATTACAATATAGGACATGAGCAAGAGAAGGAAGCAGATCAAGGACAGAAGTCCACTATTTGCAATAACCAAGAGCTCTAAGTTGTAAGTATCAGTACAGGCAAGTTTGATGACTAGAGGAAGGTCACAGAAAATGCTGTCCACAACATTGGGGCCACAAAAAGGCAAACCAACTGTGAAAATCATCTGGCTTGTGGTGTGAGTGAATCCAACTGTCCAAGAGAGTAAAAGTAACACAATGAGTACTCTGCGGCTCATAATGGTCTTGTAATGCAAAGGTTTGCATATAGCAATATACCTATCAATGGCCATACCAATCAGAAGAGacatctctccacccccaaagaaaTGCATAAAAAACATTTGCAACATACAACCCCATACAGagatggttttgtgttttttaagaAAGTCTGAAATAACTTTCGGTGTTGCCACTGAAGAGAGACATAAgtcaaaaaatgataaatttgcaAGAAAGAAATACATGGGAGAATGAAGATTTCTATCAAATATCACAGAGATTACAATGAGTAGATTTCCTACTACAATACCTATATAGACAAGAAAGAAGATTGCAAAAAAGAATACTTGAATTTCTTGAGAACTGGAAAGTCCCAGCAGGATGAACTCTGAAATGATTGATCTATTATTCAGAAGATCCATTCattcttttatgatttttgttaGAAGttgtctaaagaaaaaaaatctgaaaagttaAAGATAAATTAGTGAACCTATTCTttgctcaaatttattttttattcagagaAGCAAGTTTTTAACCACATGAGTAGCACACAAATATTACTTCAGATGTTGTAATAGATAACATTTTTTTCAGAATCATACGCAGGAAGAGTATGCAACGAATTATGTCCAATGTGTATATGATTTTTTGTATAGTAAGGAAAAGTTAAGTTACACATTGAGAAAACTTGTTTCCCTTCATGCTAAATTCCTAATCCTATTCACATGATAATTTATTAGAGTGATAAAAAGAAGTTTTTAAAAGCATCATTAGTAGAACTAATGGTAATCTTTTGCAGGCTTTGGGAAGTACATTTACATATGATACAATTTGTCATAACCTCTGTATACAGAGACATGCTTACcatatttcaaaattttgaaaatcTTATTATACCAGTTAGCATgatatttctctaaaaaaatctaataatgaTCTTGAACATGTTGTATACAGAGTTGCATGTGAAAAAATATCTCCTGTGCACTACTGGAAGGAgaataaattgaaaagaaaatactttctctATAgtaactgacaaaaaaaaaaaaagcttttataaataggggccagagcggtggcacaagtggtagggtgcttgccttatgcgtgctaacctaggacggatcatggtACGATCCCTTggagtcctgtatggtcccccaagctaggggtgatttctgagtgcatagccaagagctATCATCAAACTATCACTGAGcggcctcaccaggtgtggcccgaaaaccaaaaaaaaaaaaaaaaaaaggtttataaataaatgtattctttaatcttaaacaaaatttaaatatgaaactGTTAATGCTTACCTGAGTTTCATCCTTATTTCTGAGGAAAGTTAAGGTTCTATATCTAATTGACTCAGACTGACTCTGAAAACCAGTTTAGTAGTTCAGCTCTGACTCTAGCACAGTTTAACAGTTCAGCTATCGTGATTAAATACATTGTAACTCATCTGTCTTTTCTTACCCAGTTGAGAATGTGAAATCAAATGCCCATATTTAAGAATCACTTAACATTTTGCTTCATTGGGATGGAAATAGGTAATTTATGAAAGAGGCAGGTTCATTacagttaaataaaattttgaaatatgcatttaaagaaaataaattaaaatgtttgaaaaacaaacttcaattttgtttttcaattttcttaaaatttgactGATTTTAAGctctatattttaaagtttgttcCAGGTTTGTTGTTAATTTCTAGTTCTTATTTTTACCTGGAACCAAGATACGAACTATTTATCAGAAATAGATTAGGATTTATGTGATATACTTAGTAAATGTTAACATTTTCccataaatttttcatttttaaatatattaagtccAGTTAACTATAatgaacttttatatatttacccATGTATATTTGCTCTGCTAAAGTGTTACATTATATAAGTTACCCTTAACCAAGTTAATTTGTTTGGCTGCATTACTTGATAAACAAAAATTGATTTTGTTGTCAACATAATAGAacataaaacaaagtttattatactgtaaaatttatagctttcatTACTTCTTTGTGCTCCATACTTTTAtcatgatacaataattttctctCAGCAATAGTCTGAATACTGTGTGTCTTTAAAGTATGAAATTAGATTTGTAGGTTCAACAAAATATGATAAATTTTAGTATTCTAGACAAAAAATTAATGTCAATTTTTACAGCTCTATAAGTTTACTTGAAT encodes the following:
- the LOC126001778 gene encoding olfactory receptor 4K13-like, whose product is MDLLNNRSIISEFILLGLSSSQEIQVFFFAIFFLVYIGIVVGNLLIVISVIFDRNLHSPMYFFLANLSFFDLCLSSVATPKVISDFLKKHKTISVWGCMLQMFFMHFFGGGEMSLLIGMAIDRYIAICKPLHYKTIMSRRVLIVLLLLSWTVGFTHTTSQMIFTVGLPFCGPNVVDSIFCDLPLVIKLACTDTYNLELLVIANSGLLSLICFLLLLMSYIVMLVTIFKHSSSASSKAVSTLSAHITVVTLFFGPATFIYAFPFNSYSVNKFLSVFYSIITPFLNPIIYTLRNKEMKAAIKRLCNQRIGY